One window from the genome of Bubalus kerabau isolate K-KA32 ecotype Philippines breed swamp buffalo chromosome 17, PCC_UOA_SB_1v2, whole genome shotgun sequence encodes:
- the ATXN1L gene encoding ataxin-1-like, with protein sequence MKPVHERSQECLPPKKRDLPVTSEDMGRTTSCSTNHTPSSDASEWSRGVVVAGQSQAGARVSLGGDGAEAITGLTVDQYGMLYKVAVPPATFSPTGLPSVVNMSPLPPTFNVASSLIQHPGIHYPPIHYAQLPSTSLQFIGSPYSLPYAVPPNFLPSPLLSPSANLATSHLPHFVPYASLLAEGATPPPASSPAHSFSKAPSASSPPGQLPHHSSTQPLDLAPGRMPIYYQMSRLPAGYTLHETAPAGASPVLTPQEGQPALEAAAANGQRPRDRNLVRRESEALDSPSNKGEGQGLAPVVECVVDGQLFSGSQSARVEVAVPAHRGTPDTDLEVQRVVGALASQDYRVVAAQRKDEPSPLNLSHHNPDHQGGGRGPARSTAEMAEKNQARGVSPHSHQEPLKHRPFPKAVVVANGNLVPAGTDPGLLPVGSEILVASSLDIQARATFPDKESTLPPVTSSHLPSHFMKGAIIQLATGELKRVEDLQTQDFVRSAEVSGGLKIDSSTVVDIQESQWPGFVMLHFVVGEQQSKVSIEVPPEHPFFVYGQGWSSCSPGRTAQLFSLPCHRLQVGDVCISISLQNLNSNSVSQSSCAPPGQLGPPRERPERTVLGPREQCDSDGKSQPSGEGSRSVEPSQPEPGAQACWSAPSFQRYSTQGEEARAALLRPSFIPQEVKLSIEGRSNAGK encoded by the coding sequence ATGAAACCTGTTCATGAGAGGAGTCAGGAATGCCTTCCACCAAAGAAACGAGACCTCCCCGTGACCAGCGAGGATATGGGGAGAACCACCAGCTGCTCAACTAACCACACACCCTCCAGTGATGCTTCTGAATGGTCTCGAGGGGTTGTGGTGGCCGGGCAGAGCCAGGCAGGAGCCAGAGTCAGCCTGGGGGGTGATGGAGCCGAGGCCATCACTGGTCTAACGGTGGACCAGTATGGCATGCTGTATAAGGTGGCTGTGCCACCTGCCACCTTCTCCCCAACTGGCCTCCCATCTGTGGTGAacatgagccccttgccccccACATTTAATGTAGCGTCTTCTCTGATTCAACATCCAGGAATCCACTATCCCCCAATCCACTATGCTCAGCTCCCGTCCACCTCTCTGCAGTTCATCGGGTCTCCGTACAGCCTTCCTTATGCTGTGCCACCTAATTTCCTCCCAAGtcccctcctttctccttctgccaacCTCGCCACCTCTCACCTTCCACACTTTGTGCCATACGCCTCACTCCTGGCAGAAGGAGCCACTCCTCCCCCGGCTTCATCCCCAGCCCATTCGTTCAGCAAAGCCCCCTCTGCCAGCTCCCCGCCTGGGCAGTTGCCACATCACTCGAGTACTCAGCCACTGGACCTCGCTCCAGGCCGGATGCCCATTTATTATCAGATGTCCAGGCTCCCTGCTGGGTACACCTTGCATGAAACCGCCCCCGCAGGTGCCAGCCCAGTTCTTACTCCTCAGGAGGGCCAGCCTGCTCTGGAAGCAGCCGCTGCCAATGGACAGAGACCGCGAGATCGGAATTTAGTGAGACGGGAAAGCGAAGCCCTTGACTCCCCTAGCAACAAGGGTGAGGGCCAGGGACTGGCGCCAGTGGTCGAATGCGTGGTGGACGGACAATTGTTTTCAGGTTCTCAGTCTGCACGGGTGGAGGTGGCAGTGCCAGCACACCGAGGGACCCCGGACACTGACCTCGAGGTCCAGCGGGTGGTGGGTGCTTTAGCTTCTCAGGACTACCGGGTGGTGGCAGCTCAGAGGAAGGACGAGCCCAGCCCCCTCAACCTGTCCCACCATAACCCTGACCACCAGGGCGGGGGGCGAGGGCCAGCCAGGAGCACCGCCGAGATGGCCGAGAAAAACCAGGCCCGAGGGGTCTCCCCTCACTCCCATCAGGAACCCCTGAAGCATAGACCTTTCCCCAAAGCAGTGGTTGTAGCCAATGGCAACCTGGTGCCTGCTGGAACTGACCCAGGCCTGCTGCCTGTGGGTTCGGAGATCCTGGTGGCATCAAGTTTGGACATACAGGCCAGAGCCACCTTCCCAGACAAGGAGTCGACGCTACCACCCGTGACCTCTTCCCATTTGCCCTCCCATTTCATGAAGGGCGCCATCATCCAGCTGGCTACGGGGGAGCTGAAGCGGGTGGAGGACCTCCAGACACAGGATTTTGTGCGCAGTGCCGAAGTGAGCGGGGGGCTGAAGATTGACTCAAGCACAGTTGTGGACATTCAGGAGAGCCAATGGCCTGGATTTGTCATGCTGCACTTCGTGGTGGGTGAGCAGCAGAGCAAAGTGAGCATCGAGGTGCCCCCCGAGCACCCCTTCTTCGTCTATGGCCAGGGCTGGTCCTCCTGCAGCCCCGGGCGGACTGCACAACTCTTCTCTCTGCCCTGCCATCGGCTCCAGGTGGGAGATGTCTGCATCTCTATCAGTTTACAAAACTTGAACAGtaactcagtctctcagtccagCTGTGCTCCCCCAGGCCAGCTGGGTCCTCCCCGAGAAAGACCTGAGAGGACAGTCCTGGGACCCCGAGAGCAATGTGACAGTGATGGGAAAAGCCAGCCGTCAGGCGAGGGCTCCCGGTCGGTAGAGCCCTCGCAGCCGGAGCCTGGTGCTCAGGCCTGCTGGTCAGCCCCGAGCTTCCAAAGATACAGCACGCAAGGGGAGGAGGCGCGGGCTGCACTGCTCCGTCCCTCTTTCATTCCGCAGGAGGTGAAGCTGTCCATCGAAGGGCGCTCTAATGCGGGGAAATGA